A genomic stretch from Fibrobacter sp. UWB13 includes:
- a CDS encoding ATP-binding cassette domain-containing protein yields MPILSVHNILLRFGGPPLLDNVSFDIEAGDRICLVGRNGEGKSTLLKVLTGEMEANSGEIVKKTGLKVSRMIQEIPAHLDGTVRDIVMGRVSVVSGGSVISQKILDDGAHNATAEAILGKTGIDADAPYDSLSGGQKRRVLFARAVAEDPDLLLLDEPTNHLDIPAIQWLEGIVTRLNCAVMFVSHDRAFVRRTATRIFELDRGRVRSWDFPYDKFVQFRDQALAEEEKANALFDKKLAEEEVWIRKGIQARRTRNEGRVRALIKMREERAARRSRTGNVNMQITEADRSGRLVARLKNVSYSYDGSPLISDLSTEISRGDRIGIVGPNGSGKTTLLRLILGELQPESGEVRLGSNLHIAYFDQMRTRLREDKSLIENIGDGQAYITLNGVKRHVLSYLQDFLFSADRARGPISALSGGERNRLLLACLFSHPSNVLVLDEPTNDLDMETLDLLAELLADYNGTVLTVSHDRAFLDSVATGILAIEEDGHVFEAVGGYSDYEANKKLRDKEAAQAARLAAEREAEKQARSNAGAGAASASPAPAKKKKRSYNEEREYAALPEKIEKLEKEIADYQLELSKPEVYTNATLIVELQKKIADDEALLEQAYERFEALDNLG; encoded by the coding sequence TTGAGGCTGGCGACCGCATTTGCCTTGTGGGTCGTAATGGCGAGGGCAAGAGCACGCTTTTGAAGGTGCTGACCGGTGAGATGGAAGCGAATTCCGGCGAAATCGTAAAGAAGACGGGGCTTAAGGTCTCCCGCATGATCCAGGAAATCCCCGCACATCTCGACGGGACTGTCCGCGACATTGTGATGGGCCGCGTGTCCGTGGTAAGCGGCGGTTCTGTGATTTCACAGAAGATTCTGGACGATGGCGCGCACAATGCGACTGCCGAGGCGATTCTCGGGAAGACGGGCATCGATGCGGATGCGCCTTACGACAGCTTGAGCGGTGGTCAGAAGCGTCGTGTGCTTTTTGCTCGTGCCGTGGCTGAAGATCCGGATTTGCTTTTGCTCGACGAACCGACGAACCATTTGGATATTCCCGCGATCCAGTGGCTGGAAGGGATTGTGACGCGCTTGAATTGTGCGGTGATGTTTGTGAGCCATGACCGTGCTTTTGTCCGCCGTACGGCAACACGTATTTTTGAGCTTGACCGTGGTCGTGTGCGCAGTTGGGATTTCCCGTACGACAAGTTTGTACAGTTTAGGGACCAGGCGCTTGCCGAAGAAGAAAAGGCAAATGCACTTTTCGATAAGAAGCTTGCCGAAGAAGAAGTCTGGATCCGCAAGGGCATCCAGGCCCGCCGTACGCGCAACGAGGGGCGAGTCCGCGCCCTCATCAAGATGCGCGAAGAACGCGCGGCCCGCCGCTCCCGTACAGGCAATGTGAACATGCAGATTACGGAAGCCGACCGTTCCGGGCGCCTCGTTGCGCGTCTCAAGAATGTGAGCTATTCCTATGACGGGAGTCCGCTCATTAGCGACCTCTCGACCGAAATCAGCCGTGGCGACCGTATTGGCATTGTGGGGCCGAATGGCTCCGGCAAGACGACATTACTCCGCTTGATTCTTGGCGAACTCCAGCCGGAATCGGGTGAAGTGCGCTTGGGCAGTAACCTCCATATTGCCTATTTTGACCAGATGCGTACCCGCCTGCGCGAAGACAAGTCGCTCATCGAGAACATCGGTGACGGTCAGGCTTATATCACATTGAACGGTGTCAAACGCCATGTGTTAAGTTATTTGCAAGACTTCTTGTTCTCGGCGGATCGCGCCCGTGGTCCGATCAGTGCGCTTAGTGGCGGTGAACGCAACCGCCTTTTGCTCGCGTGCCTCTTTAGCCACCCGAGCAACGTCTTGGTGCTTGACGAACCGACGAACGACTTGGACATGGAAACCCTCGACCTTCTGGCGGAACTTTTGGCGGACTATAACGGCACCGTCCTGACTGTCAGTCATGACCGTGCCTTCCTCGATTCCGTGGCGACGGGCATCCTCGCCATCGAAGAAGATGGTCATGTCTTTGAAGCGGTTGGCGGTTACTCCGATTACGAGGCGAACAAGAAGCTCCGCGACAAGGAAGCCGCCCAGGCAGCCCGCCTGGCCGCCGAACGCGAAGCCGAAAAGCAAGCTCGCTCTAACGCTGGCGCCGGCGCCGCCTCTGCGTCCCCCGCGCCTGCGAAAAAGAAAAAGCGCAGCTACAACGAGGAGCGCGAATACGCCGCCCTCCCCGAAAAAATCGAAAAGCTCGAAAAGGAAATTGCCGACTACCAGCTGGAACTTTCCAAGCCCGAAGTCTACACGAACGCAACCCTCATCGTGGAACTCCAGAAAAAGATTGCCGATGACGAGGCTCTGCTCGAACAGGCTTACGAGCGCTTCGAAGCCCTTGACAATTTGGGATGA